A genome region from Hymenobacter tibetensis includes the following:
- a CDS encoding gluconate 2-dehydrogenase subunit 3 family protein — MNRRDALARVAIIMGSTVIGADVFLTGCSSPAKKEAKTDKPVAATKPKDLLNQSQIQLLDEVGDTILPATKTPGAKAAQVGSFMAVMVRDCYPPEDQKAFMAGLTQLDKDCQKQYGKGFMALDATQRTAFLTERDKEQKAFTANERKDDPSRYFRMMKELTLLGYFTSEVGATKALRYLPVPGRYDGNVPYKKGDRAWATT, encoded by the coding sequence ATGAATCGTAGAGACGCCCTCGCCAGAGTTGCCATCATCATGGGCAGCACCGTTATTGGTGCTGACGTATTCCTGACTGGCTGTTCTTCCCCCGCCAAAAAAGAAGCAAAAACCGATAAGCCGGTTGCCGCCACGAAACCCAAAGACCTGCTCAACCAGAGCCAGATTCAACTGCTCGATGAAGTGGGCGATACTATTTTGCCCGCCACCAAGACGCCCGGGGCCAAAGCCGCTCAAGTAGGCAGCTTCATGGCCGTTATGGTTCGGGACTGCTATCCGCCCGAAGATCAGAAGGCGTTTATGGCTGGCCTCACGCAGCTCGACAAAGACTGCCAGAAGCAGTACGGCAAAGGCTTTATGGCCCTTGATGCCACCCAGCGTACCGCCTTCCTAACTGAGCGCGACAAAGAGCAAAAAGCTTTTACTGCCAACGAGCGCAAGGACGACCCAAGCCGCTATTTCCGCATGATGAAGGAACTGACGTTGCTCGGTTACTTCACCTCGGAAGTTGGTGCCACCAAGGCATTGCGCTACTTGCCCGTACCCGGCCGCTACGACGGCAATGTGCCCTACAAAAAAGGCGATAGAGCCTGGGCCACAACCTAA
- a CDS encoding c-type cytochrome, translated as MKKNLLLFGLGALLAACGSEPKKKADDAPTMREASAAELNSDSVSAANMAAVAHQPQIDTSVTKIGNEKTGGIIATGAKLITSSDCTSCHKEREKLVGPAYTAVAEKYPSNDANITMLANKIIQGGKGNWGEIPMTPHPGLSLADAKEMSKYILSIK; from the coding sequence ATGAAAAAGAACCTTCTGCTTTTCGGCTTAGGCGCACTGCTCGCCGCCTGCGGATCTGAACCTAAAAAAAAGGCCGACGACGCACCCACCATGCGCGAGGCGTCGGCTGCCGAACTCAATAGCGACAGTGTTTCGGCGGCTAACATGGCGGCTGTAGCCCACCAGCCCCAGATTGATACGAGCGTTACCAAAATCGGCAACGAGAAGACAGGCGGCATTATAGCTACCGGAGCCAAGCTGATAACGTCTTCTGACTGCACAAGCTGCCATAAGGAGCGCGAAAAGCTAGTAGGACCTGCCTACACCGCTGTGGCCGAGAAGTACCCTTCCAACGACGCCAACATCACAATGCTGGCCAACAAGATCATCCAAGGCGGTAAAGGCAACTGGGGCGAAATCCCTATGACGCCGCACCCAGGCCTGTCATTGGCCGACGCCAAGGAGATGAGCAAGTATATTCTTAGTATTAAGTAG
- a CDS encoding Gfo/Idh/MocA family protein, whose amino-acid sequence MKLRLGMIGGGQGAFIGAVHRLAAALDGLYELKAGAFSSDAEKSRATGVLLGLAPDRVYASYQEMIAQESQRPETERIQVISIVTPNHMHFEPARLALESGFHVVLDKPMTFSLAEAKQLAEVVAASGKKLCLTHTYSGYPMVKEARQLVAAGALGKIRKVYVEYPQGWLSAFEEGSDNKQAAWRTDPARSGIAGAMGDIGTHAFNLLEYVSGLQVTQLCADINIVVEGRQLDDDGAVLLKLSNGASAVLTASQIAAGEENNVRIRVYGEQGGLEWQQVDANTLLMKWLDRPAEIRRTGTGYVGSFAQHNARTPAGHPEGYLEAFANLYRNFALTVQAELAGETASAEALDYPSIEEGVRGMAFIENVIASGKSDKKWTAFTV is encoded by the coding sequence ATGAAATTACGACTGGGCATGATCGGGGGAGGCCAAGGAGCCTTCATTGGGGCCGTGCACCGCCTGGCCGCCGCCCTCGACGGCTTATATGAATTGAAGGCTGGCGCTTTTAGCAGCGACGCCGAAAAGTCGCGGGCTACCGGCGTACTGCTGGGCCTGGCTCCCGACCGAGTGTATGCCTCCTACCAGGAGATGATAGCGCAGGAAAGCCAGCGGCCCGAAACCGAGCGGATTCAGGTTATTTCCATCGTGACGCCCAACCACATGCACTTCGAGCCCGCTCGGCTAGCCTTGGAAAGCGGCTTCCATGTGGTGCTAGACAAACCCATGACGTTTTCGCTGGCCGAGGCCAAGCAGCTAGCCGAAGTGGTAGCTGCCAGTGGCAAGAAGCTGTGTTTGACGCACACCTATTCCGGCTACCCCATGGTGAAGGAAGCGCGCCAACTGGTGGCTGCCGGCGCCCTTGGCAAGATCCGCAAGGTGTACGTGGAGTATCCGCAGGGCTGGCTCAGCGCCTTTGAGGAAGGCAGCGACAATAAGCAAGCTGCCTGGCGCACCGACCCCGCCCGTAGCGGTATTGCCGGCGCCATGGGCGACATTGGCACCCACGCCTTCAACTTGCTGGAGTACGTGTCGGGCTTGCAGGTCACGCAGCTGTGCGCCGATATCAACATTGTGGTGGAAGGCCGCCAACTCGATGATGATGGGGCTGTGCTGCTCAAACTCTCCAACGGCGCCAGCGCCGTGCTGACGGCGTCGCAGATTGCGGCCGGCGAGGAAAACAACGTTCGGATTCGGGTGTACGGCGAGCAGGGCGGCTTGGAATGGCAGCAAGTCGATGCCAACACCTTGTTGATGAAATGGTTGGACAGACCCGCGGAAATCCGGCGCACTGGCACCGGCTACGTTGGCTCATTCGCGCAGCACAATGCCCGCACTCCGGCTGGCCACCCCGAAGGCTACCTAGAGGCCTTTGCCAACTTGTACCGCAACTTCGCCCTAACTGTGCAAGCCGAGCTAGCCGGCGAAACAGCCTCCGCCGAAGCGCTAGACTACCCCAGCATAGAGGAAGGCGTACGAGGCATGGCCTTCATTGAAAATGTAATTGCCTCCGGCAAATCCGATAAAAAGTGGACTGCTTTCACGGTCTAA
- a CDS encoding sugar phosphate isomerase/epimerase family protein: protein MTTIQGPAIFLAQFASDQAPFHNLESICAWAAGLGYKGVQVPTNDTRYIDLQKAAESKTYADEINGIAQAAGLQITELSTHLQGQLVAVNPVYDQLFDGFAPEAYRNNPTARQEWAVQQLHYAAKASQNLGLKAHATFSGALLWPMVYPWPQRPAGLVDTGFTELARRWTPILNTFDECGIDLCYEVHAGEDLHDGISYEMFLDKVNHHPRACLLYDPSHFMLQCLDYLEYIDLYHERIRMFHVKDAEFNPSGRQGVYGGYQSWLDRAGRFRSLGDGQVDFKAIFSKMAQYDFPGWAVLEWECALKHPEDGAREGATFIQDHIIRVTDKAFDDFAATATDSDFNKKLLGL, encoded by the coding sequence ATGACTACTATTCAAGGACCTGCCATTTTTCTGGCTCAATTTGCCAGCGACCAAGCGCCGTTCCACAACCTGGAATCTATTTGTGCTTGGGCCGCGGGTTTAGGCTACAAAGGCGTTCAAGTGCCCACCAACGATACCCGTTACATCGATTTGCAGAAGGCGGCGGAAAGCAAAACCTACGCCGACGAAATAAACGGCATAGCGCAGGCTGCTGGGCTGCAAATCACCGAGCTGTCTACGCATTTGCAAGGGCAGTTGGTGGCCGTGAATCCGGTGTACGACCAGCTGTTTGATGGCTTTGCACCCGAGGCGTACCGCAACAACCCCACGGCCCGGCAGGAGTGGGCAGTGCAGCAGCTGCACTACGCTGCCAAAGCTTCGCAGAACCTAGGGCTGAAGGCACATGCTACATTCAGCGGTGCCCTGCTGTGGCCCATGGTGTACCCCTGGCCCCAGCGCCCAGCCGGCCTGGTTGATACAGGCTTCACGGAACTGGCCCGCCGCTGGACGCCGATACTCAACACGTTCGACGAATGCGGCATAGACTTGTGCTACGAGGTACACGCCGGCGAGGACCTGCACGATGGCATCAGCTACGAGATGTTTCTCGACAAAGTGAACCACCATCCACGGGCCTGCCTGCTCTATGACCCCTCGCACTTCATGTTGCAGTGCCTGGACTACCTGGAGTACATCGACCTGTACCACGAGCGAATTCGGATGTTCCACGTCAAGGATGCCGAGTTCAACCCCAGTGGCCGGCAGGGGGTGTACGGCGGCTACCAAAGCTGGCTCGACCGCGCCGGGCGCTTTCGCTCCCTCGGCGACGGGCAGGTTGATTTCAAGGCCATCTTCAGCAAAATGGCGCAGTACGACTTTCCGGGCTGGGCAGTGCTGGAATGGGAGTGCGCCCTCAAGCACCCCGAGGATGGAGCCCGCGAAGGTGCCACATTCATTCAGGACCACATCATTCGGGTTACGGACAAGGCCTTCGATGACTTTGCCGCTACTGCCACCGACTCTGACTTCAACAAAAAACTACTAGGGCTCTAA
- a CDS encoding hydroxypyruvate isomerase family protein: MAPLPNRRTVIKNILAGTAAAGTTGTLSAFMPATEQAQPAKLKNNINHSVCRWCFNDVPLDELCAAAKSMGIKGIDLVGPKEWPTLKKHGLDSSMCNGAEINLTDGFNDPQYHATLFKNYSEMIPLVAKAGYKNLICFSGNRRGKDDETGIANCVKGLAPLMDLAAKHKVVLVMELLNSKVNHQDYQCDRTAWGVALAKKLGSEQFKLLYDIYHMQIDEGDVIRNITDHHAYIAHYHTAGVPGRNEIDDTQELYYPAIMRAIKATGFKGYVAQEFMPKQADKLASLRKAIQICDV; encoded by the coding sequence ATGGCCCCGCTTCCCAACCGCCGAACGGTGATCAAAAATATCTTGGCCGGAACGGCGGCAGCAGGTACTACCGGTACACTAAGCGCTTTTATGCCCGCAACAGAGCAAGCACAACCGGCTAAATTGAAAAACAACATCAACCATTCGGTCTGTCGGTGGTGCTTCAATGACGTGCCGCTCGACGAGCTGTGCGCGGCAGCCAAGAGTATGGGCATCAAGGGCATCGATTTGGTGGGCCCTAAAGAGTGGCCGACGTTGAAAAAGCACGGTTTGGATTCGTCTATGTGCAATGGGGCCGAGATAAACCTGACCGACGGCTTCAACGACCCGCAGTACCACGCTACACTGTTCAAGAACTACTCGGAGATGATACCGCTGGTAGCCAAGGCCGGGTACAAAAACCTGATTTGCTTTAGCGGCAACCGCCGGGGCAAAGACGACGAAACCGGAATTGCCAACTGCGTGAAAGGTTTGGCCCCCTTGATGGACCTAGCCGCCAAGCACAAAGTAGTGCTGGTGATGGAGCTGCTCAACAGCAAAGTCAACCACCAAGACTACCAGTGCGACCGGACGGCTTGGGGAGTGGCACTTGCCAAAAAGCTGGGGTCCGAGCAGTTCAAGCTGCTCTACGACATCTACCACATGCAGATAGACGAAGGCGACGTTATCCGCAACATCACCGACCATCACGCCTACATTGCCCACTACCACACAGCAGGTGTGCCCGGCCGCAACGAAATCGACGATACGCAGGAGCTGTACTATCCGGCTATTATGCGGGCCATCAAGGCAACAGGGTTCAAAGGGTACGTAGCGCAGGAGTTTATGCCCAAGCAAGCCGACAAGCTGGCCTCCTTGCGCAAGGCCATCCAAATCTGCGACGTTTAG
- a CDS encoding 3-keto-disaccharide hydrolase — protein MKRCLALSALLIGSLGVASAQQTAKPEDTEVWEPVPKVVVPGKTSNDAPADALVLFDGKNLDQWVMTDDRNTPAKWTVANGMFTVKKDVGNIETKRSFTNYQLHLEWQVPANISGTAQGRGNSGLFLASLGKGDLGYELQILDSYNNKTYVNGMAGSVYKQIIPLANPTRKPGEWQTYDVIWTAPTFSAAGAMATPARVTVLFNGVLVQNNVALLGPTVYIGKPAYQKHGPAPIKLQAHGDKSEPLSFRNIWIRELPTVSQ, from the coding sequence ATGAAACGTTGCTTGGCTCTCTCTGCCTTACTGATTGGTAGCTTAGGTGTCGCTAGCGCCCAACAAACCGCCAAGCCCGAAGACACCGAAGTGTGGGAGCCCGTACCGAAAGTGGTAGTTCCAGGCAAAACCAGCAACGACGCCCCCGCAGACGCTTTGGTTCTGTTCGACGGCAAAAACCTCGACCAATGGGTGATGACCGACGACCGGAACACGCCCGCCAAGTGGACGGTAGCCAACGGGATGTTCACCGTGAAAAAGGACGTAGGCAACATTGAAACCAAGCGCTCCTTTACCAACTATCAACTGCACTTAGAGTGGCAAGTGCCCGCCAACATCAGTGGTACCGCGCAGGGCCGCGGCAACAGTGGGTTGTTTCTGGCGTCGTTGGGCAAAGGAGACTTAGGGTATGAGCTGCAGATTCTGGATTCGTACAACAACAAAACCTACGTCAATGGCATGGCGGGCAGCGTGTACAAGCAGATTATTCCGCTGGCCAACCCCACGCGCAAGCCCGGCGAGTGGCAGACGTACGATGTAATTTGGACTGCGCCCACATTCAGCGCTGCCGGGGCCATGGCCACCCCAGCCCGGGTAACGGTGTTGTTCAACGGCGTGTTGGTGCAAAACAACGTAGCTCTGCTAGGACCCACCGTGTATATCGGCAAGCCTGCCTACCAGAAACACGGTCCGGCTCCTATTAAGCTGCAAGCACACGGCGACAAGAGCGAACCGCTTAGCTTCCGCAACATCTGGATTCGGGAGCTTCCTACCGTTAGCCAGTAG
- a CDS encoding transglutaminase-like domain-containing protein, giving the protein MVAIPRFLLPVSLALLVAAGPASVPKTRTFTFDYRATIPAVPAGADSVELWLPIPHPDASQDIQQLKISTKAPYTIDNAAYGNKVLHLKVPAAQAAGLTVDMQFQATRREHQNPFLTNAATKKAGATEANDPNMARWLAPDRLVPLDPKIKGWAQEVVTKAKAKTDLEKARAVYEHVVSTVTYDKTGQGWGRGDIYYACDARRGNCTDFHAVFIGYCRALGIPARFSIGFPLPAERGAGEIKGYHCWAEFYTKQTGWVPVDASEAAKDPSRRTYFFGAHDENRVELTRGRDLVLSPQQKGAPLNYFVYPYAEADGKPLEGVSGQFRYQDKTQ; this is encoded by the coding sequence ATGGTTGCTATACCTCGTTTTTTACTGCCCGTTAGTTTGGCGCTTCTTGTTGCAGCCGGTCCTGCCTCGGTGCCCAAAACCCGTACGTTCACCTTCGACTACAGGGCTACTATTCCCGCCGTGCCCGCCGGTGCCGATTCGGTGGAACTTTGGCTGCCTATTCCGCATCCTGATGCCTCGCAGGATATTCAGCAGCTGAAAATCAGTACAAAAGCACCTTACACGATTGACAATGCTGCCTACGGCAATAAAGTGCTGCATCTGAAGGTGCCCGCTGCGCAGGCTGCGGGCCTCACCGTGGATATGCAGTTCCAGGCCACCCGGCGCGAGCATCAGAACCCGTTTTTGACGAATGCGGCCACCAAGAAAGCAGGAGCCACCGAAGCCAATGACCCGAACATGGCGCGCTGGCTGGCACCAGACCGCCTCGTGCCCCTCGACCCCAAAATCAAAGGGTGGGCGCAGGAAGTGGTAACCAAGGCCAAAGCCAAAACCGACTTAGAGAAAGCGCGTGCCGTGTATGAGCACGTGGTGAGCACCGTTACGTACGACAAAACCGGCCAGGGCTGGGGCCGCGGCGACATCTATTACGCCTGCGACGCCCGCCGTGGCAACTGCACCGACTTCCACGCGGTGTTCATCGGCTACTGCCGCGCCCTTGGTATTCCCGCCCGCTTCAGCATCGGGTTTCCGCTGCCGGCCGAGCGCGGCGCCGGCGAAATCAAAGGCTACCACTGCTGGGCCGAGTTCTACACCAAACAAACCGGCTGGGTACCTGTCGATGCGTCGGAAGCAGCCAAAGACCCGTCGCGCCGCACCTACTTCTTTGGCGCCCACGACGAGAACCGCGTGGAGCTTACCCGGGGCCGCGACTTGGTGCTGAGCCCGCAACAGAAAGGCGCGCCGCTCAACTACTTTGTCTATCCCTACGCCGAAGCCGACGGCAAACCGCTTGAGGGTGTAAGTGGACAATTTCGGTATCAGGATAAAACGCAGTAG
- a CDS encoding sugar phosphate isomerase/epimerase family protein, with the protein MMQRRAFLKQAGLVSALSLIDPRGLFAAPAPMKIGLQLYTLREYIGKDVKGVLAKIAKAGYQEVETYGYSKEKGFWGLSAQEFSAALKANGLTSSSGHYEMNGFVQDGNPEALKTYIEAAKICGQTYVVVPHLNDQLRATPTDFKAVADKVNKAGELCKAAGLRVAYHNHDFEFKTVSGTSLYDVLLKETDPALVDFELDLYWVVRAGLDPLKLMAAHPKRFTMWHVKDMDKAKPELNTEVGAGSIDFKKIFQSASTSGLKHIYMEQENFAKDAFQSITQSAAYIKKSLLV; encoded by the coding sequence ATGATGCAAAGAAGAGCGTTTCTCAAACAAGCGGGCCTGGTGTCGGCGCTTTCATTGATTGACCCGCGCGGCCTGTTTGCGGCTCCAGCACCCATGAAAATTGGTCTGCAGCTGTACACATTGCGAGAGTACATTGGCAAGGACGTGAAAGGCGTACTGGCTAAAATAGCTAAGGCCGGCTACCAAGAGGTGGAAACCTACGGCTATAGCAAGGAGAAAGGCTTCTGGGGCTTGAGTGCGCAAGAATTCAGTGCTGCTCTGAAAGCCAACGGCCTGACTTCTTCCAGTGGCCACTACGAGATGAACGGGTTTGTGCAAGACGGCAACCCGGAAGCGCTGAAAACATACATCGAGGCCGCCAAAATCTGTGGCCAAACTTATGTGGTAGTGCCCCACCTGAACGACCAGCTCCGCGCCACTCCCACCGATTTCAAGGCCGTTGCCGACAAGGTGAACAAGGCTGGGGAACTCTGCAAAGCGGCGGGCCTGCGGGTGGCATACCACAATCACGACTTCGAGTTCAAAACGGTAAGTGGCACGTCGTTGTATGATGTTCTGCTCAAAGAAACCGACCCCGCACTGGTTGATTTCGAGCTGGATTTGTACTGGGTGGTGCGGGCCGGCCTCGATCCGCTGAAGCTGATGGCCGCTCATCCAAAGCGCTTCACCATGTGGCACGTCAAGGACATGGACAAGGCAAAGCCGGAGCTGAACACGGAAGTGGGTGCGGGCTCCATTGACTTCAAAAAGATATTCCAAAGCGCTTCCACTTCCGGGCTCAAGCACATCTATATGGAGCAGGAGAACTTCGCCAAGGATGCCTTCCAAAGCATCACGCAAAGCGCCGCTTACATCAAAAAGAGCCTGCTGGTATAG
- a CDS encoding GMC oxidoreductase: MEKNTYDAIVIGSGISGGMAAKELTEKGLKTIMLERGRNIEHIKDYVNANKDPWEFPHRGGKTQQMIEDYPVLKRDYTLNESNLDYWVNEKESPYVEVKPFDWFRGYHVGGRSLMWGRQSYRLSDYDFEANAKDGIAVDWPIRYKDLAPWYSKVEKFVGISGSKEGLPQLPDGEFMPPMEMNIVEKDVAARIKKNYEHRRMVIGRTANITQNHNNRVSCQYRNKCWLGCQFGAYYSTQSAALPAAVATGNLTLRPFSIVTKILYDKDTKRAKGVEILDAETNQTYEYFAKVIFLNASALNSAWVLMNSATDVWPGGLGSSSGELGHNLMDHHFRAGARGTVEGYDDKYVYGRRANGIYVPRFRNLFGDKRDYIRGFGYQGSAGREGWAREIPEMNIGGEFKDALSEPGQWNMGLTGFGETLPYHDNQVTLDKTKKDKWGLPVLAIDAHIRENEQKMRIDMMNDAQEMLEKAGLKNVKTYNGGYTLGGGIHEMGTARMGRDPKTSVLNEFNQVWDAPNVYVTDGAAMTSAACQNPSLTYMALTARAVDHAVGELKKQNV, from the coding sequence ATGGAAAAAAACACGTATGATGCTATTGTCATCGGGTCCGGTATTTCCGGCGGTATGGCAGCTAAAGAACTGACAGAGAAAGGTCTAAAGACCATTATGCTGGAGCGTGGCCGCAACATAGAACATATCAAGGACTATGTGAACGCCAACAAAGACCCATGGGAGTTTCCGCATCGAGGAGGCAAAACCCAGCAGATGATCGAGGATTACCCGGTGCTGAAGCGCGACTACACGCTCAACGAAAGCAACCTCGATTACTGGGTTAACGAAAAGGAAAGCCCCTATGTAGAAGTGAAGCCCTTCGACTGGTTTCGGGGCTACCATGTAGGTGGCCGCTCCCTGATGTGGGGCCGGCAGTCCTACCGGCTGAGCGACTACGATTTCGAAGCCAATGCCAAAGATGGTATTGCCGTCGATTGGCCGATTCGCTACAAGGATCTGGCGCCGTGGTACAGCAAGGTCGAGAAATTTGTGGGCATTAGCGGGTCCAAGGAAGGGCTGCCCCAACTCCCCGACGGCGAGTTTATGCCGCCCATGGAAATGAACATCGTGGAGAAGGATGTGGCCGCCCGCATCAAGAAAAACTACGAGCACCGGCGCATGGTGATTGGCCGCACGGCCAACATCACGCAAAACCACAACAACCGGGTAAGCTGCCAGTACCGCAACAAATGTTGGTTAGGCTGCCAGTTTGGAGCCTATTACAGCACCCAATCAGCCGCGTTGCCCGCAGCAGTAGCTACCGGCAACCTTACACTGCGTCCGTTTTCTATCGTTACCAAAATCCTCTACGACAAGGATACCAAGCGGGCTAAGGGCGTAGAGATATTAGACGCCGAAACCAACCAGACCTACGAATACTTCGCAAAGGTGATCTTCCTAAACGCCTCGGCCCTAAATTCGGCTTGGGTGTTAATGAATTCGGCTACTGATGTTTGGCCCGGCGGGCTAGGCAGCAGCAGCGGTGAATTGGGCCACAATCTGATGGACCACCACTTCCGGGCGGGTGCCCGGGGCACCGTGGAAGGCTACGACGACAAATACGTGTACGGCCGCCGCGCCAACGGTATTTACGTGCCACGTTTCCGCAACCTGTTCGGCGACAAGCGCGACTACATTCGCGGCTTTGGCTACCAGGGCAGCGCCGGCCGTGAAGGCTGGGCGCGCGAAATCCCCGAAATGAATATTGGTGGCGAGTTCAAGGACGCCCTAAGCGAGCCTGGCCAATGGAACATGGGCCTAACAGGTTTCGGCGAAACCCTGCCCTACCACGACAACCAAGTAACGCTCGACAAAACCAAGAAAGACAAGTGGGGTCTGCCCGTTCTTGCCATTGATGCCCATATCCGTGAAAACGAGCAGAAAATGCGCATCGATATGATGAATGATGCGCAGGAAATGCTGGAGAAGGCTGGTCTGAAGAACGTGAAAACCTACAACGGGGGCTACACCCTGGGTGGCGGCATCCATGAAATGGGTACCGCTCGCATGGGCCGCGACCCCAAAACGTCGGTGCTCAATGAGTTCAACCAAGTGTGGGACGCACCGAACGTGTACGTCACCGACGGCGCCGCCATGACGTCGGCTGCCTGCCAGAACCCTTCCCTGACCTATATGGCTCTCACCGCCCGGGCCGTGGATCATGCAGTGGGCGAGCTCAAAAAACAGAACGTTTAA
- a CDS encoding nucleoside permease, with translation MSPVIRFKLSLMMFLEFFIWGAWFVTLGTYLLQNLHTTGTQVGVAVLTQSIGAIVAPFIIGLIADRFFSAQKILGVLHLAGAALLWRASMAADFSSFYPSILTYMILYMPTLALVNSISFRQMQNPQKEFAMIRVLGTLGWIIAGLTIGWLNWEQNGNLVLTFRMAAGASAILGLFSFTLPATPPIKKEGKSSIGDMLGLEAVRLLKNRSYLIFFLASIAICVPLSFYYGFTNPFLNESGMKSAAGVQSLGQVSEVLFMLLIPVFFVRLGVKKMLAIGMLAWVIRYLFFAYGNGEASYWMLIAGIVLHGICYDFFFVTGQIYTDNLAGEQSKSAAQGFITLATYGVGMLLGSLLSGQIVDAHKTADNLHDWQTIWLIPAGIAAGVLVAFLLLFKDRNAPAVATEEINYAEANAHLEV, from the coding sequence ATGAGCCCTGTCATTCGCTTTAAGTTATCCTTGATGATGTTCCTAGAGTTTTTCATCTGGGGCGCTTGGTTTGTTACGTTAGGGACCTACCTGCTGCAAAACCTGCACACCACCGGTACGCAGGTGGGCGTGGCGGTGCTCACGCAGTCCATCGGTGCCATCGTGGCGCCGTTCATCATTGGTTTGATTGCCGACCGGTTTTTCTCCGCCCAGAAGATTCTGGGTGTGCTGCATCTGGCGGGTGCGGCGTTGCTATGGCGGGCTTCGATGGCCGCTGATTTCAGCAGCTTCTACCCGAGCATCCTCACCTACATGATTCTGTATATGCCCACGTTGGCTTTGGTGAACTCCATTTCCTTCCGGCAGATGCAGAATCCGCAGAAGGAGTTTGCTATGATTCGGGTGTTGGGTACGCTGGGCTGGATTATTGCCGGCCTCACTATTGGCTGGCTGAACTGGGAGCAAAATGGCAACTTGGTGCTCACGTTCCGGATGGCAGCTGGCGCGTCGGCAATACTCGGGCTGTTTAGTTTCACCTTGCCCGCCACGCCACCCATCAAGAAAGAAGGCAAAAGCAGCATCGGCGACATGCTGGGCCTGGAAGCCGTTCGACTGCTTAAAAACCGTTCGTACCTGATTTTCTTCTTGGCTTCCATCGCCATTTGTGTACCGCTTTCCTTCTACTACGGCTTCACCAACCCCTTCCTCAACGAGTCGGGCATGAAATCGGCAGCGGGTGTGCAAAGCTTGGGGCAGGTATCGGAAGTGCTGTTTATGCTGCTGATTCCAGTTTTCTTTGTTCGGCTGGGCGTCAAGAAAATGCTAGCTATTGGCATGCTGGCCTGGGTGATTCGCTACCTGTTCTTTGCGTACGGCAACGGCGAGGCGTCGTACTGGATGCTGATTGCGGGCATTGTGCTGCACGGTATCTGCTACGATTTCTTCTTCGTAACCGGCCAGATTTACACCGACAACCTAGCCGGCGAGCAGTCGAAAAGCGCGGCGCAGGGCTTTATTACGCTGGCTACTTACGGCGTGGGAATGTTGCTGGGCTCGTTGCTTTCGGGCCAGATTGTGGACGCCCACAAAACCGCCGATAACCTGCACGACTGGCAAACCATCTGGCTGATTCCGGCCGGTATTGCGGCCGGGGTACTGGTGGCGTTCCTGCTGCTTTTCAAGGACCGGAATGCTCCTGCCGTGGCAACTGAAGAAATCAACTACGCCGAGGCGAATGCTCACCTGGAAGTGTAA
- a CDS encoding LytR/AlgR family response regulator transcription factor, whose product MLRCIAVDDEAYATRILAAYIEKVPFLDLVGTTTKPIEALLWVQEGRADVVFLDIQMPELTGLQFLKLCGNKCKVILTTAYPEHALEGFNHDVVDYLLKPIAFDRFLRAAHKAYALLAPPATAAVSASPAPPSAAPNYMFVKGETKNKFLRLDFTDILYIQGLKNYVSIFATGQRIVTYQTLRELETQLPQPPFLRVHKSYIVSLDKVRMVEGNMIHIAQDQIPVGETYRDAFFRLIRDREAT is encoded by the coding sequence GTGCTTCGCTGTATTGCTGTTGACGATGAAGCCTACGCGACCCGCATCTTGGCGGCCTACATCGAGAAAGTGCCTTTTCTGGATCTGGTAGGCACCACCACCAAGCCCATTGAAGCGCTGCTCTGGGTGCAGGAGGGGCGCGCCGACGTGGTGTTTCTGGATATTCAGATGCCCGAGCTGACTGGTTTGCAATTTCTCAAGCTGTGCGGCAACAAATGCAAGGTTATCCTTACCACTGCCTACCCCGAGCACGCCCTCGAAGGCTTCAACCACGATGTGGTGGACTACTTGCTCAAACCCATTGCCTTCGACCGGTTTTTGCGCGCTGCTCACAAAGCCTATGCTTTGCTGGCGCCCCCCGCCACAGCCGCGGTGTCTGCTTCCCCGGCGCCGCCAAGTGCAGCACCAAACTATATGTTTGTGAAGGGCGAAACCAAAAACAAGTTTCTTCGGCTCGATTTCACGGATATTCTCTACATCCAGGGCCTGAAGAACTACGTCTCTATTTTCGCAACTGGCCAGCGGATTGTCACCTATCAAACCTTGCGCGAGTTGGAAACGCAGTTACCCCAGCCGCCTTTTCTGCGGGTGCACAAGTCCTACATCGTGTCGCTCGATAAAGTCCGGATGGTGGAAGGCAACATGATTCATATTGCCCAAGACCAGATTCCGGTGGGCGAAACCTACCGCGACGCCTTCTTCCGGCTGATTCGGGACCGGGAGGCAACCTAA